Genomic DNA from Mesorhizobium sp. 131-2-1:
TCCGATCCTCAAGGTTGGCCCGGGCCTGACATTCGTTCTGCGCGAGGCGCTCTACGGGCTCGACCTGATCGCCACCGAAATGGTCGCCGGCTATGGCGATCGATCGCTGGCGCGGACGATGGAGCGGGTGATGCTCGCCGCACCCGGCCATTGGCGCAGCCACTATCATGGCGACGAGGCCAGCCTCTATCTGCAGCGGCACTACAGCTACAGCGACCGCGTCCGCTACTATTGGAGCCATCCTAGCGCCAGCGTCGCCGTCGGCCGCCTGCGCGAGGTGGTCACCGGCGTCAGCATCCCCGAAACGCTGATGCGGCAGTTCCTGCCGACGCTGCCGGCGGGCCTCGGGCCGGCGGGCAAGCCCGAAGCCATCCTGCTCGCGGCGGTCGATGCGGTGCTGGCGGACTATGAGGCGGCGTGCCGGGGCGGATGAGCTGAGGCAGGCAATGCCGATAGTCAGAGACGCTGGCGCGATGGATCGCGGCGGCCCACGTTCGCACCCCTACTCAAACCCTACCGCTGGCGCCCGCGGCCCGTCATCCTCCTCCGGCGGCTCGAGGATCTCGATCAGCCGCGCCACCCGCGCGCCCGGCAAATGACGGCCCTCATTGACCAGCGCCTCGTCGGCGCCGATCCAGGCGAAGGCCTCGCGCAGTTCGCCCAGGGTTGCGCCGGTCAGCGCTATATCGGCAATGACGGCCTCATCCACCGGGCCCAGCACCGAAATGATGTCGTTGCGTGTCATGGTCGCCTCCATGGGTCCATGCGAGGTTCTTGTGCATGTCGTTGTCCCAAAGCCGCTTCGCACTTTTTGGGCGACATGCAAGGGCGGGTCCTTGAACGACAGCTGGACCCGGCATCCGGCGGCATCCGGTCTCCAATCAAATCTGCCGACACACAGAATGTGGGTCTTGACTTCGTCCAGACAACCTCCAGATCGACATTTGCCGGCCGCCTGAGGGGACCGGCAACGCCGCCGGTTTGCAGGCCGCCGTTTGCCGGCCACAATTTGGGCAACGGGGCCCAATGCAGCGGCGCGGTTCGACTTGAGAGTCACGCGATCCCAGGCCGGGACATTCGACGACATCTACCGCGACCAGATGAGGAGGAAAAGCAATGGCAATCCGTGATCTCATTCCCTGGGGCCGGGAGAGCAGCCAGCTCTCCGACATGTATCGCGATCTCCAGCGGGGGGGCGACCCCTTCATGACGCTGCATCGCGAGATGAACCGCCTGTTCGACGATGCCATGCGCGGCTTCGAAACGCGCATGCCGTCCTTCGGCGGGGCCTTTGCCGGGCAAGCCTGGCCAAGCGTGGAAATCTCCGACAGCGAGACGGACATCCACGTGACCGCCGAGATTCCCGGCATGGAGGAAAAGGACATCGAGGTGCTGCTTGACGACGGCGTGCTGACGCTGCGCGGCGAGAAGCGCGCCGAGACTGAGGACAAGGGCAAGCAATTCTCCGAACGCTTCTACGGCCGCTTCGAGCGGCGCATCCCGCTCGGCTACGAAGTCGAGGAGGACAAGGTCCACGCCAACTTCCGCAACGGCGTGCTCACGGTGACGCTGCCCAAGACCAAGCGCGCCCAGACCAAGGCCAGGCGCATTGCCGTCAACGAAGGCAAGGCAAGCAGCGCCAAGCATTGAGGCATGTCGGCGGGGAGATGGACGACGGGCGCCTCGCGCGCGCCCCGTCGTCTTCCGTCCGCGTCTTCAGG
This window encodes:
- a CDS encoding Hsp20/alpha crystallin family protein, with the protein product MAIRDLIPWGRESSQLSDMYRDLQRGGDPFMTLHREMNRLFDDAMRGFETRMPSFGGAFAGQAWPSVEISDSETDIHVTAEIPGMEEKDIEVLLDDGVLTLRGEKRAETEDKGKQFSERFYGRFERRIPLGYEVEEDKVHANFRNGVLTVTLPKTKRAQTKARRIAVNEGKASSAKH